In Plasmodium gaboni strain SY75 chromosome 7, whole genome shotgun sequence, the following are encoded in one genomic region:
- a CDS encoding hypothetical protein (conserved Plasmodium protein, unknown function), translated as MENSQYYNRLVELNSLAENIFCQNKKLLLIDNNLNGIRETLGAYRRNEIIKNNVKISSYNNLFLTLSKREMKDYLENIEKTLTEKRDKEREKRKALIKELIKLNPSVTEIPLEEAKFLLKQ; from the exons atGGAAAACTCTCAGTACTATAACAGACTTGTAGAATTAAATTCCTTAGcagaaaatatattttgtcaaaataaaaagttaCTTTTAATcgataataatttaaacGGCATAAGAGAAACCTTAGGGGCTTATCGAAGaaatgaaattataaaaaataatgtaaaaattagttcatataataatttattctTAACTTTGAGCAAACGCGAAATGAAGGACTATCTGgaaaat ATTGAAAAAACCTTAACAGAAAAGAGAGACAAAGAAAgagaaaaaagaaaagcTCTAATTAAGGAACTTATAAAACTCAATCCGAGTGTCACAGAAATTCCTCTTGAGGAAGCCAAgtttttattaaaacaataa
- a CDS encoding putative small subunit rRNA processing protein, whose amino-acid sequence MVEEKEDEKTIVDERFQLNDKLWQEVKREESKRGIIYLSYVPIGLNVSRIREIFCKYGEIDKIHLNKINEEDMNIISNEKSDEKKKKKKRNNKYQDGYIEFMNKKDAIKVESLLNNHPIGGKKRKNILREHFWHIKYIKNMTWNDLISSVLLRNISRKDKLQYSLKNMYKSYEQFLDKNMNNDNKKNMKRKYSSESKGNKKLNFLTIKKSKEGNEEKNNMNLETVKNIIHEESNEKNQIKDKRKTVSSSLLRSFM is encoded by the coding sequence atggtggaagaaaaagaagatgAGAAAACAATCGTGGATGAAAGATTTcaattaaatgataaacTATGGCAAGAAGTAAAAAGAGAAGAATCTAAAAGAGGAATAATTTACTTATCATATGTGCCCATAGGATTAAATGTTTCTAGAATAAGagaaatattttgtaaatatgGTGAAATCGATAAAatacatttaaataaaataaatgaagaagatatgaatattatatcgaatgaaaaaagtgatgaaaagaaaaaaaagaaaaaaagaaataataaatatcaAGATGGATATATAGAatttatgaataaaaaagatgCTATAAAAGTAGAAAGtttattaaataatcaTCCTATAGgaggaaaaaaaagaaaaaatatattaagaGAACATTTTTGgcatataaaatatataaagaatatgaCATGGAATGATCTTATTTCTTCTGTTCTATTAAGGAATATATCTAGAAAAGACAAATTACaatattctttaaaaaatatgtataaaagTTATGAACAGTTTCTTGACAAGAATATGAACAAcgataataaaaagaatatgaaAAGGAAATATTCATCTGAATCAAAAGGTAACAAAAAATTGAATTTTCttacaataaaaaaaagtaaagaaggaaatgaagaaaaaaataatatgaaccTTGAAACGGTGAAGAATATAATTCACGAGGAAAGTAATGAAAAGAATCAGATTAAAGATAAGAGGAAAACAGTTTCGTCGAGTTTGTTAAGATCTTTTATGTGA
- a CDS encoding hypothetical protein (conserved Plasmodium protein, unknown function) — translation MSNINTAKIDYSEYRAKRVYNPKVHVSGWYNIQNDQEYIEHYNKEKEFYIAEYPKNKLEERYKNMKKKCTKNISDKKVIFYQDGYDSESWVTENKESYKVDETK, via the exons atgtcaaatataaatactGCTAAAATAGATTATTCAGAATACAGAGCAAAAAGGGTTTACAACCCAAAAGTTCACGTATCCGGATG GTATAACATTCAGAACGATCAAGAGTATATAGAACATTATAACAAAGAGAAAGAATTTTATATTGCTGAATATccaaaaaataaattgGAAGAAAggtataaaaatatgaaaaaaaaatgcaCGAAAAATATTTCTGATAAGAAGGTGATTTTTTATCAGGATGGTTATGATTCCGAATCGTGGGTAACTGAAAATAAAGAATCATATAAGGTGGATGAgacaaaataa